A region of Lycium barbarum isolate Lr01 chromosome 3, ASM1917538v2, whole genome shotgun sequence DNA encodes the following proteins:
- the LOC132631327 gene encoding cysteine protease inhibitor 5-like: protein MVELEKNGEKGNGEEPNPFTSTDSILLPTTDDDINGLPVPVQDLHRDLVKIGEEYIIHTLLSNGKIYLIYVENTTCPNGIIEISGYYKEGTPVRFFTKNPTRPAPFNVVRETNDINIMFSDPTTTSLCVNESVWKVSDPDIKAKGLRFVVTGGTLGNISSWFKIEKFKTERPGSYKLTYCPTCSINDCEDMGVQVPRLALTNKPLSFGFKKVKKSDA, encoded by the coding sequence ATGGTAGAACTTGAGAAAAATGGAGAGAAGGGAAATGGAGAGGAGCCCAATCCTTTCACTTCTACCGATTCCATTCTCCTGCCCACTACTGACGACGACATTAATGGTCTTCCTGTCCCCGTCCAGGACCTGCACAGGGACCTGGTCAAGATCGGGGAagagtacattattcatactctCCTTAGTAACGGAAAGATTTACTTAATCTATGTTGAAAACACCACATGCCCAAACGGCATCATCGAGATCTCCGGTTACTATAAGGAAGGCACGCCCGTGAGATTCTTTACTAAGAACCCTACACGTCCTGCACCTTTTAATGTCGTACGCGAAACGAATGACATTAATATCATGTTCTCAGATCCAACTACTACAAGTCTATGTGTTAACGAAAGTGTTTGGAAAGTTAGTGATCCCGACATAAAGGCAAAGGGGCTTAGGTTCGTGGTAACTGGTGGTACTTTAGGAAACATAAGCAGTTGGTTCAAGATTGAGAAATTTAAAACGGAGAGACCAGGTTCTTACAAGTTAACGTATTGTCCAACTTGCAGTATTAACGATTGTGAAGATATGGGCGTGCAAGTCCCACGTCTTGCTCTCACTAACAAGCCTTTATCGTTTGGGTTCAAGAAAGTCAAGAAGAGTGATGCATAG